In Polaromonas sp. JS666, one genomic interval encodes:
- a CDS encoding type II toxin-antitoxin system RelE/ParE family toxin — translation MLKQARKPIKWVGSTKRDLDAMPEDVKDVFGHAIDLAQAGGKHQDAKVMTGFGSAGVLEVVEDHQGDTFRAVYTVKFAGWVYVLHCFQKKSKSGIATPKPDMDVINIRLKAAKQDFEAWQAQQGARK, via the coding sequence ATGTTGAAGCAAGCGCGCAAACCCATCAAATGGGTCGGTTCCACCAAGCGCGATCTGGATGCGATGCCGGAGGATGTCAAAGATGTCTTCGGTCATGCCATCGACCTGGCACAAGCCGGCGGCAAGCACCAGGATGCCAAGGTGATGACCGGCTTCGGCTCGGCCGGCGTGCTGGAGGTGGTCGAGGATCATCAGGGTGACACTTTTCGGGCCGTTTACACCGTCAAGTTCGCCGGGTGGGTTTATGTCCTGCACTGCTTCCAGAAGAAGTCCAAAAGCGGCATCGCCACGCCGAAGCCGGACATGGACGTGATCAATATCCGCCTGAAAGCCGCGAAGCAGGATTTCGAAGCATGGCAGGCACAGCAAGGAGCACGCAAATGA
- a CDS encoding PilZ domain-containing protein, producing the protein MSTTPSASSHAAATARPSVVQLAIKEKAALYAAYIPLFKEGGVFIPTAREYKLGDDVYVLLTLPEDIQRYPVAGKVAWVTPARAAGNRTQGVGVRFPSDEKSRLLKIKIEEILGAHLASDRPTQTI; encoded by the coding sequence ATGAGTACTACGCCTTCTGCCAGTTCCCACGCAGCAGCCACCGCCCGACCCAGCGTCGTTCAATTGGCCATCAAGGAAAAGGCGGCACTTTATGCCGCGTACATTCCGCTGTTCAAGGAAGGTGGCGTGTTCATTCCCACGGCACGCGAGTACAAGCTGGGTGATGATGTCTATGTGTTGCTGACGCTTCCTGAAGATATCCAGCGCTATCCGGTGGCCGGCAAGGTGGCCTGGGTCACGCCGGCGCGCGCGGCGGGCAACCGCACCCAAGGCGTGGGCGTGCGGTTTCCCTCGGACGAGAAATCGCGCCTGCTCAAGATCAAGATTGAAGAAATCCTGGGCGCCCATCTGGCCTCGGACCGGCCGACACAGACTATATAA
- a CDS encoding TatD family hydrolase, translated as MFTDSHCHLSFPELQAQLPQIRQAMRDAQVDRALCICTTLEEFETVHGLATGYDNFWATVGVHPDNEDVREPSLDDLLQRAALPKVVGIGETGLDYYRLGDRTVADMEWQRERFRVHIRAARQTGKPLVIHTRSASDDTIAILKEEGGQAGQAGCAKGVFHCFTETRAVARAALDLGFYISFSGILTFKNAGDLREVAEFVPLDRLLIETDSPYLAPVPYRGKTNNPSYVPFVAQQIAELKQQSVQAIAEATSHNFEQLFTGVVA; from the coding sequence ATGTTCACAGATTCTCATTGCCACTTGAGCTTTCCGGAGCTACAGGCACAGTTGCCACAGATTCGCCAGGCCATGCGGGACGCCCAGGTCGACCGGGCGCTGTGCATTTGCACCACGCTGGAAGAGTTTGAAACCGTCCATGGGCTCGCCACCGGCTATGACAATTTCTGGGCCACCGTGGGCGTGCACCCCGACAACGAGGATGTGCGTGAACCCAGCCTTGATGACCTGCTGCAGCGTGCGGCCCTGCCCAAGGTGGTGGGCATTGGTGAAACCGGCCTCGACTATTACCGGCTGGGGGACCGCACCGTGGCCGACATGGAATGGCAGCGCGAGCGTTTCCGGGTGCACATCCGGGCGGCGCGGCAGACCGGCAAACCGCTGGTCATTCATACCCGCAGCGCCTCGGACGACACGATAGCCATCCTGAAAGAAGAGGGAGGCCAGGCCGGGCAGGCAGGGTGCGCCAAGGGCGTTTTTCATTGCTTCACGGAAACCCGGGCGGTGGCGCGTGCGGCGCTTGATCTGGGGTTCTACATCTCGTTCTCCGGGATCCTGACCTTCAAGAATGCCGGCGATTTGCGCGAAGTTGCCGAGTTTGTTCCGCTGGACCGCCTGCTGATCGAGACCGACAGCCCCTACCTGGCGCCGGTGCCTTACCGGGGAAAAACAAACAATCCGTCTTATGTTCCGTTTGTGGCGCAGCAGATTGCCGAGCTGAAGCAGCAGTCAGTACAGGCCATTGCCGAAGCCACCAGTCATAACTTCGAGCAACTCTTTACCGGGGTGGTTGCATGA
- a CDS encoding Tn3 family transposase — MSGINDTAYPQLRTEISDQDLISVFTPSAAERRFIANAYSRATTQALIAVQLKMLQRLGYFVTLDDVPGTIIKHICKRYQVQPFSAATLQRYDQSGSKSLHQRRLREFVGLRLLDTAAQDWLEAEAVKAAQTKQELPDIINILLEELVHHRYLLPGFATLSRIASRARVKVNDDLYKHIATALTEAQRAGIDQMFRTRKGRSQWDQLKREPKQPSVREVASFLTHIQALRELAEGLPVIDGVSVPKRTQFVLEARALNVREMQALKPIKRFALAVLLIQAQLQKAVDDIADIFIRSVRNMHNVARDRLKQYQLEHVAQGEALITQFRDVLTAFEDDGTEAQRVGRMRKMLGDDPAAWIERCDEHIAYAGNNYYPFMLQPYRARRSLLFQCLDAMALKSSSPDDSLLRAVSWSAQFRSSHKEYVPADSGASPLDLAWLADRKWHTLIQGQGEEAAPGLVHRKYLELCILSHVMDELKSGDLYVQNSDQYDDYRDHLVSWEEFDAEISQYSAMVGLPADADDFVMQHKQQLTNLARQVDARFPDNEHVAMTESGLLLRRSERAPPPEGLPEVDQAITDSMATASILDVLTETERWLDLHKLFGPLSGFESKVDDPRKRFLTTLFCYGCNLGPTQTALSVKGLSRKQVAWLNLHHVTEERLDKAIFKVVNAYNRFSLPQFWGTGKSASADGTKWNVYEQNLLSEYHLRYGGYGGIGYYHVSDMYIALFSHFIPCGVYEAVYILDGLVKNESDIQPDTLHGDTQAQSAPVFGLSHLLGIKLMPRMRNIKDLVFFKAESGAQYKHIQSLFRGTIDWDLIKLHYRDMLRVAVSIKLGRITPSMILRRLGTFSHKNKLYFAFRELGRVIRTLFLLDYISDLELRRSIHAATNKSEEFNNFVKWLFFGGEGVIAENLRHEQRKVIKYSQLVANMVILHNVQWMSRKLKELQSQGYPVGEPVLKALSPYRTTHINRFGDYTLDLGRAVEPIDYKIKFS, encoded by the coding sequence ATGAGTGGTATCAACGACACCGCCTATCCGCAACTCAGGACCGAGATCAGTGACCAGGATCTGATCTCGGTGTTCACGCCGAGCGCGGCGGAGCGCCGCTTCATCGCGAATGCGTACAGTCGGGCCACGACCCAGGCCTTGATCGCGGTTCAGCTGAAGATGCTGCAGCGGCTGGGCTACTTCGTCACCCTGGACGACGTGCCCGGCACGATCATCAAACACATCTGCAAGCGTTACCAGGTCCAGCCGTTCTCTGCGGCGACGCTGCAGCGCTACGACCAGTCCGGTAGCAAGTCGCTGCACCAGCGGCGGCTGCGTGAGTTCGTCGGCCTGCGGCTCCTGGATACCGCCGCACAGGACTGGCTGGAGGCCGAGGCGGTGAAAGCCGCCCAAACCAAGCAGGAACTGCCCGACATCATCAACATCCTGCTGGAAGAACTGGTTCACCATCGCTACTTGCTGCCTGGATTCGCCACGCTGTCGCGCATTGCAAGCCGGGCGCGGGTAAAGGTCAACGACGATCTCTACAAACACATTGCCACGGCCTTGACCGAAGCGCAGCGGGCCGGGATTGACCAGATGTTTCGCACCCGCAAGGGCCGCAGCCAATGGGACCAGCTCAAGCGCGAGCCCAAGCAGCCCAGCGTGCGCGAGGTGGCCAGCTTCCTGACGCACATTCAGGCACTGCGCGAGCTGGCTGAAGGATTGCCGGTAATCGACGGCGTCTCGGTCCCCAAGCGCACTCAGTTCGTGCTCGAAGCCCGCGCGCTCAATGTGCGCGAGATGCAGGCACTCAAGCCAATCAAGCGCTTCGCCCTGGCCGTGCTGCTGATCCAGGCGCAGTTGCAAAAGGCCGTCGACGACATTGCCGACATCTTCATCCGGTCTGTGCGCAACATGCACAATGTCGCACGCGATCGCCTGAAGCAGTACCAGCTGGAGCATGTGGCACAGGGCGAAGCGCTGATCACCCAGTTCCGTGATGTGCTAACAGCCTTCGAAGACGACGGTACGGAGGCGCAGCGGGTTGGCAGGATGCGCAAGATGCTGGGCGACGATCCGGCCGCCTGGATCGAACGCTGCGATGAGCACATCGCCTATGCAGGCAACAATTACTACCCGTTCATGCTCCAGCCCTACCGCGCCAGGCGGTCGCTGCTGTTTCAGTGCCTCGATGCGATGGCACTCAAGTCCTCGTCGCCGGATGACTCTTTGCTGCGCGCCGTGAGCTGGAGCGCCCAGTTCCGATCCAGCCACAAGGAGTATGTTCCCGCCGACAGCGGCGCCAGCCCGCTAGATTTGGCTTGGCTGGCCGACAGGAAATGGCACACGCTGATTCAGGGTCAAGGCGAGGAAGCTGCCCCAGGCCTCGTCCATCGCAAGTACCTGGAACTGTGCATTCTTTCGCATGTGATGGACGAGTTGAAGTCCGGCGACCTGTATGTGCAGAACAGCGACCAGTACGACGACTACCGCGACCACCTGGTGAGCTGGGAAGAGTTTGATGCCGAGATCAGCCAGTACAGCGCCATGGTCGGCCTGCCGGCCGACGCTGACGACTTTGTCATGCAGCACAAGCAGCAGTTGACCAACCTGGCGCGCCAGGTCGACGCCCGTTTCCCGGACAACGAGCATGTGGCGATGACCGAGTCCGGCCTGCTGCTGCGGCGCAGCGAGCGGGCGCCGCCACCGGAAGGGCTGCCGGAGGTCGATCAGGCCATCACCGATTCGATGGCGACGGCCAGCATCCTGGACGTGCTGACCGAAACCGAACGCTGGCTGGACCTGCACAAACTGTTCGGTCCCTTGTCTGGCTTCGAGAGCAAGGTCGACGATCCGCGCAAACGCTTCCTAACGACGCTGTTCTGCTACGGCTGCAACTTGGGGCCGACCCAGACCGCGCTGTCGGTCAAGGGCCTGTCGCGCAAGCAGGTGGCATGGCTCAACCTGCACCATGTCACAGAAGAGCGTCTGGACAAGGCGATCTTCAAGGTGGTCAACGCCTACAACCGGTTCTCCCTGCCGCAATTCTGGGGCACCGGCAAAAGCGCGTCGGCGGACGGCACGAAGTGGAACGTCTACGAGCAAAACTTGCTGTCCGAGTATCACCTGCGCTATGGGGGTTACGGCGGCATCGGGTACTACCACGTGTCGGACATGTACATCGCGTTGTTCAGCCACTTCATTCCTTGCGGTGTGTACGAGGCCGTCTACATCCTCGATGGGCTGGTCAAGAACGAGTCCGACATCCAGCCTGACACGCTGCATGGCGACACACAGGCTCAGAGCGCGCCGGTTTTTGGGCTGTCGCACCTGCTTGGGATCAAGCTAATGCCGCGCATGCGCAACATCAAGGACCTGGTGTTCTTCAAGGCGGAATCAGGGGCGCAGTACAAGCACATCCAGAGCCTGTTTCGTGGGACGATCGATTGGGATCTGATTAAGCTGCACTACCGCGACATGCTGCGCGTGGCGGTTTCCATCAAGCTTGGCCGGATCACGCCGTCAATGATCCTCAGGCGGCTTGGGACTTTCAGCCACAAGAACAAGCTCTACTTTGCGTTCCGCGAGCTCGGTCGGGTGATCCGAACCCTGTTCCTGCTCGACTACATCAGCGACTTGGAGCTGCGCCGGTCGATCCATGCCGCGACCAACAAGAGCGAGGAATTCAACAATTTCGTCAAGTGGCTGTTTTTCGGTGGGGAAGGGGTGATCGCCGAAAACTTGCGCCACGAGCAACGCAAGGTCATCAAGTACAGCCAGCTCGTGGCCAATATGGTGATCCTGCACAACGTGCAGTGGATGTCGCGCAAGCTCAAGGAGCTGCAGAGCCAGGGATATCCGGTGGGCGAGCCGGTGCTCAAGGCCTTGTCGCCTTACCGGACCACCCATATCAACCGATTCGGGGACTACACACTGGATCTGGGGCGGGCCGTCGAACCCATCGATTACAAGATCAAATTTTCCTGA
- a CDS encoding type II toxin-antitoxin system prevent-host-death family antitoxin has product MITELPSLDELPRQNASHVKNKWGDVVRQVRQSGSVAITNHAAVEMVLLDASTYQQLAHDVQAFKAREQSVLDELAQRFNARLAVLQQPDAAGQVTALFEAKGKLARRPKAGASF; this is encoded by the coding sequence ATGATCACTGAACTGCCCAGTCTCGATGAACTGCCTCGGCAGAATGCTTCCCATGTAAAGAACAAGTGGGGCGACGTTGTACGTCAGGTCCGCCAGTCGGGCAGCGTGGCCATCACCAATCACGCAGCGGTGGAGATGGTCCTGCTGGACGCCTCCACGTACCAACAGCTGGCCCATGATGTCCAGGCGTTCAAGGCCCGTGAGCAGTCGGTACTGGATGAGCTGGCCCAACGTTTCAACGCGCGACTGGCCGTACTCCAGCAACCCGATGCGGCCGGGCAAGTGACGGCGCTGTTCGAGGCCAAGGGCAAGCTCGCCCGGCGGCCCAAGGCAGGCGCTTCGTTCTGA
- a CDS encoding helix-turn-helix domain-containing protein — translation MNGHNEITIEEGGANVYADLGYTDAAEMQRKSQLAGEIARAIKARRLTQEDAATLLGIDQSKVSRITRGQFRGVSEAKLLELVARLGHDVKIVVGPVRRRAGKIELQFA, via the coding sequence ATGAATGGGCACAACGAAATCACGATCGAAGAAGGCGGCGCCAATGTCTATGCCGACCTGGGTTATACCGACGCTGCGGAAATGCAGCGAAAATCCCAGCTCGCCGGCGAGATCGCCCGCGCGATCAAGGCGCGTCGCCTGACGCAAGAAGATGCGGCGACGCTGCTGGGCATTGATCAATCCAAGGTCTCGCGCATCACGCGCGGCCAATTCCGCGGCGTCAGCGAAGCCAAGCTACTGGAGCTGGTGGCCAGGCTGGGGCACGATGTAAAGATCGTGGTCGGCCCGGTGCGGCGGCGCGCCGGCAAGATCGAGCTGCAGTTTGCCTGA
- a CDS encoding chromate transporter: protein MNPALETPDVAATAAPGYTLWQMVAYMLRLGTIGFGGPVALIGYMYRDLVEQRHWISEAEYKEGVALAQLMPGPLAAQLAIYLGYVHYSLVGATLVGLAFVLPSFLMVVALGAAYTAYGGIGWMQAVFYGVGASVIGIIALSSYKLTTKSVGKDKLLWVIYLVSAAITIITHSEVIWVFLGAGVLVWAARGPLKGAGGRLNGIAFAAVPLAGSLASDSVDWHKLGQIAKFFAYAGSFVFGSGLAIVPFLYGGVVKEYAWLTDRQFVDAVAVAMITPGPVVITTGFIGYLTSGFWGAVVAALATFVPCYLLTVIPAPYFKKHGKHPGIVAFVDGVTAAAIGAIAGAVIVLGQRSITDAVTAALALGTAAILWRFKKLPEPVVVLVAAFAGLALYPLMMNK, encoded by the coding sequence ATGAACCCAGCTCTCGAAACCCCTGACGTGGCAGCTACTGCCGCGCCCGGCTACACCCTGTGGCAAATGGTGGCCTACATGCTGCGCCTGGGAACCATAGGCTTTGGTGGGCCCGTCGCCTTGATTGGCTACATGTACCGCGACCTGGTCGAACAGCGCCACTGGATCTCCGAAGCGGAGTACAAGGAAGGCGTCGCGCTGGCCCAGCTGATGCCTGGCCCTTTGGCGGCGCAGCTGGCCATCTACCTGGGCTACGTGCATTACAGCCTTGTCGGCGCCACGCTGGTGGGCCTGGCTTTTGTCCTGCCGTCCTTCCTCATGGTGGTGGCGCTGGGTGCGGCCTACACCGCTTACGGCGGCATCGGCTGGATGCAGGCGGTGTTCTATGGGGTCGGCGCCTCGGTGATTGGCATCATCGCCCTGAGCTCGTACAAGCTCACCACCAAAAGCGTTGGCAAGGACAAATTGCTCTGGGTTATCTATCTCGTCAGCGCAGCCATCACCATCATCACGCACTCCGAGGTGATTTGGGTGTTCCTGGGTGCCGGCGTGCTGGTCTGGGCCGCGCGCGGCCCGCTCAAGGGCGCTGGCGGGCGCCTGAATGGAATTGCCTTCGCGGCCGTTCCTTTGGCTGGCTCCCTGGCCAGCGATAGCGTCGACTGGCACAAGCTCGGGCAAATCGCCAAATTCTTCGCCTATGCAGGGTCGTTTGTCTTCGGCAGCGGCCTGGCCATCGTTCCCTTCCTCTACGGTGGGGTCGTGAAGGAATATGCCTGGCTGACGGACCGCCAGTTCGTCGACGCTGTGGCGGTGGCCATGATCACCCCAGGTCCGGTCGTTATCACCACGGGCTTTATCGGTTACCTGACCAGCGGGTTCTGGGGCGCGGTGGTGGCGGCTTTGGCAACCTTCGTGCCTTGCTACCTGCTGACCGTGATCCCCGCACCTTATTTCAAAAAGCACGGCAAGCACCCCGGCATCGTTGCCTTCGTTGATGGTGTAACTGCTGCTGCCATCGGGGCGATCGCCGGCGCCGTGATCGTGCTGGGCCAGCGGTCGATCACCGACGCGGTGACGGCGGCCCTTGCCTTGGGCACCGCTGCCATTCTCTGGCGCTTCAAGAAACTGCCCGAACCCGTTGTCGTGCTGGTTGCCGCATTCGCCGGCCTGGCGCTCTATCCCCTCATGATGAACAAATAG
- a CDS encoding HupE/UreJ family protein: protein MQIIKTHVLRVLMALALCAPLLAAAHGISLADQERMLSGGYGLYVVLGATHMLTGYDHLLFLFGVVFFLTGFRDIAKFVTAFTLGHCITLIVATYLKITWNFYLVDAIIALSVIYKGFDNNGGFQKHFGMKSPNLLAAVFAFGLLHGFGLSTRLQQLPLGDDKLAMLGRILSFNVGVEAGQILALCAMVGLLALWRRRQSFQRFAFAANAGLIYAGGLLLLMQLHGYLHDSDPNSFRFPADEHRHIHQDLDIEKSADPSRDDL, encoded by the coding sequence ATGCAAATAATAAAAACCCATGTCCTGCGCGTATTGATGGCGCTGGCGCTCTGCGCGCCACTGCTGGCGGCCGCTCACGGCATTTCCCTGGCCGACCAGGAGCGCATGCTCAGCGGCGGCTACGGGCTGTATGTCGTGCTCGGCGCCACCCATATGCTCACGGGTTATGACCACCTGCTGTTTCTCTTCGGCGTGGTGTTCTTCCTCACGGGCTTTCGGGATATCGCCAAGTTTGTGACCGCATTCACGCTCGGTCACTGCATCACCTTGATCGTCGCCACCTACCTCAAGATCACCTGGAATTTCTACCTGGTGGACGCGATCATCGCGCTCAGCGTGATCTACAAGGGCTTCGACAACAACGGCGGCTTCCAGAAGCATTTCGGCATGAAATCGCCCAATCTGCTGGCTGCGGTTTTCGCCTTCGGCTTGCTGCACGGCTTCGGGCTGTCCACCCGCCTGCAGCAGCTGCCGCTGGGTGACGACAAACTGGCCATGCTGGGCCGCATCCTGAGCTTCAACGTCGGCGTCGAGGCCGGACAGATCCTGGCGCTCTGCGCCATGGTCGGGCTGTTGGCGCTATGGCGCCGGCGGCAGTCCTTCCAGCGTTTCGCGTTCGCGGCCAATGCCGGCTTGATCTATGCCGGTGGCCTGCTGCTGCTCATGCAGCTGCATGGCTACCTGCACGACTCGGACCCGAACAGCTTCAGGTTCCCGGCGGACGAGCACCGCCATATTCACCAGGACCTGGATATCGAGAAAAGCGCGGACCCCAGCCGCGACGACCTCTAA
- a CDS encoding site-specific integrase, with product MTRLAQYIEASERDNTRRSYASAIRHFEIEWKGLLPSTADAIARYLADHAPTLAINTLRQRLAALSRWHSDQGFPDPTKSPLVRQVLKGIRSIHAVPEKRARPLELAVLQQIDQWLDAAISNAQRIGDRPALLRHTRDRSLMLLGFWRGFRSDELVNLHVENTEVTPGQGMACYLGRSKGDRQLQGRTFQCPALSRLCAVDAFSAWVSLAGLTEGPVFRKIDRWGNVADESLHANSLIPLLRSLFAEAGVEAPEEYSSHSMRRGFAGWARASGWDIKELMEYVGWKDVKSAMRYLDASDSSLQARFEQGLPALAPAVPQPPPPLLLLTEQAEVPRPLAEGATPVAVLRVTMVLARFSKQSRGLARGHRLIEQTCFERFAMQRLNTEGTLYELAIPYLSRDLLDEVIATLLDDMYRIAEDNQCLLETSFHEPATDSHWD from the coding sequence ATGACGCGTCTTGCCCAATACATCGAGGCCTCCGAGCGCGACAACACGCGTCGGAGCTACGCTTCTGCCATACGCCATTTTGAAATAGAGTGGAAAGGCCTGCTGCCTTCTACCGCCGATGCCATCGCCCGCTACCTGGCCGACCACGCGCCCACCTTGGCCATCAACACACTGCGCCAGCGCCTGGCGGCGCTGTCCCGCTGGCATAGCGACCAAGGTTTTCCTGATCCCACCAAGTCACCCCTGGTGCGCCAGGTCCTCAAAGGCATTCGCTCGATTCACGCTGTGCCAGAAAAGCGCGCACGCCCCCTGGAACTGGCGGTACTCCAGCAGATCGATCAGTGGCTCGATGCCGCCATTAGCAACGCTCAGCGGATCGGCGACCGGCCGGCTTTGCTGCGCCACACGCGCGACCGCAGCCTGATGCTGCTGGGATTTTGGCGCGGCTTTCGCTCCGACGAACTGGTCAACCTGCACGTTGAAAACACCGAAGTCACCCCCGGCCAGGGCATGGCCTGCTACCTGGGCCGCAGCAAAGGCGACAGGCAGCTGCAGGGCCGAACCTTCCAATGCCCGGCTTTGTCCCGCCTGTGCGCTGTGGACGCCTTTAGTGCCTGGGTCAGCCTGGCCGGTTTGACCGAGGGTCCGGTGTTCCGCAAGATCGACCGCTGGGGGAATGTGGCCGACGAAAGTCTGCATGCCAACAGCCTGATCCCCTTGCTGCGCAGCCTGTTCGCCGAGGCCGGCGTCGAGGCACCCGAGGAATACAGCAGCCATTCCATGCGCCGCGGCTTTGCCGGCTGGGCCCGCGCCAGCGGCTGGGATATCAAGGAGCTGATGGAATACGTCGGCTGGAAGGACGTCAAATCGGCCATGCGCTACCTGGATGCGTCGGATTCCAGTCTGCAAGCCCGCTTCGAGCAGGGATTGCCTGCTCTGGCGCCGGCAGTTCCGCAGCCACCACCACCTTTGCTGTTGCTGACCGAACAGGCCGAAGTTCCCCGCCCGCTGGCCGAGGGAGCGACGCCCGTGGCGGTCCTGCGCGTCACGATGGTGCTGGCCCGCTTCAGCAAGCAGTCACGCGGCCTGGCCCGCGGCCACCGGCTGATCGAGCAGACCTGCTTCGAGCGTTTTGCCATGCAACGCCTGAACACCGAGGGCACGCTCTACGAGCTGGCGATTCCCTACCTGTCCCGCGACTTGCTGGACGAGGTGATCGCCACGCTGCTGGATGACATGTACCGCATCGCCGAGGACAACCAGTGCCTGCTGGAAACCTCGTTTCACGAGCCCGCCACTGATTCACACTGGGATTGA
- a CDS encoding DUF6488 family protein, with protein sequence MKNLLIALASVAAVGLSTPVLASEGGGCHFHGNTPAKEATVVGCAVQRKDTLATSGKIDPSWKALKHDKVEQVDGKKGKEWKVTFKDPAVKDKAKETLYVFFTLPGNFIAANFTGQ encoded by the coding sequence ATGAAAAACCTCCTCATCGCTCTCGCATCCGTCGCCGCTGTTGGCCTGTCAACTCCGGTACTGGCCTCCGAAGGCGGCGGCTGCCACTTCCACGGCAACACCCCGGCCAAAGAGGCCACCGTGGTGGGCTGCGCGGTGCAGCGCAAGGACACGCTGGCGACCAGCGGCAAAATCGATCCTTCATGGAAAGCCCTGAAGCATGACAAGGTCGAGCAGGTCGACGGCAAAAAGGGCAAGGAGTGGAAAGTGACCTTCAAGGACCCGGCAGTCAAGGACAAAGCCAAGGAGACCCTGTACGTGTTTTTCACCTTGCCGGGTAACTTCATTGCGGCTAATTTCACCGGTCAGTAA
- a CDS encoding ankyrin repeat domain-containing protein has translation MNYIKKTIYLIVFIGFNVAFAGSYDDFFVAIKQDDSGKIKELLARGFDANTIDPKGQHGLYLALREPSPKAAQVLIDWPKTNVNVLNAKDESPLMMAALKGQQDLAAKMIKKGADINKTGWTPLHYAASSGHLAIISLLLENSAYIDAESPNGSTPLMMAAMYGTPAAVKLLLQEGADPQLKNQQGLTALQFAQRGNRVDSADAIAAAIRGKRPAGQW, from the coding sequence ATGAATTACATTAAAAAAACAATATACCTAATTGTTTTTATTGGATTTAATGTCGCATTTGCCGGATCGTACGATGATTTTTTCGTTGCCATCAAACAAGATGACTCCGGCAAAATCAAGGAGCTCCTGGCGCGCGGTTTTGACGCCAATACCATTGACCCCAAAGGACAGCACGGCCTGTACCTCGCGCTTCGCGAGCCTTCGCCCAAAGCCGCGCAGGTATTGATCGACTGGCCCAAAACCAACGTCAACGTCCTGAATGCCAAGGACGAAAGTCCACTCATGATGGCAGCGCTCAAAGGCCAACAGGATCTGGCTGCCAAGATGATCAAAAAGGGCGCCGACATCAACAAGACCGGCTGGACACCCCTGCATTACGCCGCCAGCAGCGGGCACCTGGCCATCATCAGCCTGCTGCTTGAGAACAGCGCCTACATTGACGCCGAATCACCCAACGGCAGCACGCCCCTGATGATGGCCGCCATGTACGGGACGCCCGCGGCCGTCAAGCTGTTGCTGCAGGAAGGTGCCGACCCGCAACTCAAAAACCAGCAAGGCCTGACCGCACTGCAGTTCGCCCAACGCGGCAACCGGGTGGATTCAGCCGATGCCATCGCAGCTGCCATACGTGGCAAGCGGCCTGCCGGCCAATGGTGA